Proteins from a single region of Labedella gwakjiensis:
- a CDS encoding cytidine deaminase, whose product MTDMSNHAADVDWDALRALASEAMRKAYVPYSKFPVGVAAIVDDGRTITGCNVENASYGLTLCAECALVSTLHLTGGGKLVSFTCVDGDGNILMPCGRCRQLLFEHAAPGMLLETVSGVRTIDEVLPDAFGPSTLDAYAR is encoded by the coding sequence ATGACCGACATGTCGAACCACGCAGCCGACGTCGACTGGGACGCCCTGCGCGCCCTCGCCTCCGAGGCCATGCGAAAGGCCTACGTCCCGTACTCGAAGTTCCCCGTCGGGGTCGCGGCGATCGTCGACGACGGCCGGACCATCACGGGCTGCAACGTGGAGAACGCGTCGTACGGACTCACGCTCTGCGCCGAATGCGCCCTCGTGTCGACGCTCCATCTGACGGGTGGCGGCAAGCTCGTCTCCTTCACGTGCGTCGACGGCGACGGCAACATCCTCATGCCCTGCGGCCGGTGCCGCCAGCTGCTCTTCGAGCACGCGGCGCCCGGAATGCTGCTCGAGACGGTGTCGGGGGTGCGCACGATCGACGAGGTCCTCCCGGACGCGTTCGGTCCGAGCACGCTCGACGCCTACGCCCGCTGA